A part of Bremerella cremea genomic DNA contains:
- a CDS encoding BON domain-containing protein has protein sequence MSRLFQFAMIAAMMALPAIAMGGDAEITQSIVNQLKAKKSEGSLKGFNIGLRVEEGVVWLEGHVSNPAQHDVAVDIARRVSGVQRVVDGIRIEGDTVAAPELEAPAEPVSAPRELAAADLTEEAFEEVALEPQGDFSFSPVQPASAERPAADESVMANQPTPAAPLRQLRPVPASEQARPMPAMQPAYQVAANTNARGNMAQQPMVAPPVYYPAQYGQGGYYRPVRYDHPHMPGYAWPAYAAYPNYAAVTYPRQYSPQAWPYIGPFYPYPQVPLGWRKVEMEWKDGWWTLDFKARRHNAF, from the coding sequence ATGTCACGTCTATTTCAATTCGCGATGATTGCGGCCATGATGGCCCTGCCCGCGATCGCTATGGGTGGGGATGCAGAAATTACCCAGTCCATCGTGAACCAGCTTAAAGCCAAGAAGTCCGAAGGTAGCCTGAAGGGCTTCAACATTGGCTTGCGAGTCGAGGAAGGAGTCGTTTGGCTGGAAGGCCACGTCTCGAATCCGGCTCAGCATGATGTTGCGGTTGATATCGCACGTCGTGTTTCCGGTGTCCAGCGTGTGGTGGACGGTATCCGGATTGAAGGGGATACGGTCGCCGCTCCTGAATTGGAAGCTCCGGCCGAACCTGTTTCGGCTCCTCGCGAATTGGCTGCCGCCGATTTGACCGAGGAAGCTTTTGAAGAAGTGGCTTTAGAGCCACAAGGCGATTTCAGCTTTTCGCCAGTTCAGCCGGCTAGTGCCGAACGTCCGGCTGCCGACGAAAGCGTGATGGCCAACCAGCCCACGCCTGCCGCTCCGCTGCGTCAGCTTCGTCCGGTTCCGGCATCCGAGCAAGCTCGGCCGATGCCAGCGATGCAGCCTGCTTACCAGGTTGCCGCCAACACCAACGCTCGTGGCAACATGGCTCAGCAGCCCATGGTTGCTCCGCCAGTGTACTATCCGGCCCAGTACGGACAAGGTGGCTACTATCGTCCCGTTCGGTACGATCACCCGCACATGCCTGGCTACGCTTGGCCAGCCTATGCGGCCTACCCGAACTACGCCGCGGTGACCTATCCGCGTCAGTACTCGCCACAAGCTTGGCCTTACATCGGTCCGTTCTATCCTTACCCCCAAGTCCCGCTGGGATGGCGTAAGGTCGAAATGGAATGGAAAGACGGCTGGTGGACGCTCGACTTCAAAGCTCGTCGTCACAACGCCTTCTAG